The DNA sequence TATCTGAAATTGAAAATGGGTTTACGAGTTTTATGAACTCGCTCCGAGATGAACATGATTCTCATGAAATTCGAATAAAGCTGAAATAGGAGTCAAAACGCACTATGAAAGAAAGTAAGCCGCTGAAAGAATTGCTGGATACAGTGAGACAAATAGAAGGATTCCCGATTGCAAAAGATGAAGATATTTTAGCGCTTTCAGAGCCTCCGTATTATACCGCATGTCCAAACCCGTATATCAATGATTTTATTGATGAATATGGAACTCCTTATGATGAAGACAGTGACAAATATCAGCGTGAACCGTTTGTCGGTGATGTAAGTGAAGGGAAAAATGACCCTATTTACAATGCTCATTCGTATCACACGAAAGTTCCTCATAAGGCTATCATGAAATATATCAAGCATTATACAGAACCGGGAGATATTGTTTTTGATGGTTTCTGCGGAACTGGCATGACTGGAGTTGCGGCCCAGATGCTGGATAGAAAAGCCATTCTTTCGGATTTATCACCCATAGCTACCTTCATTGCTCATAACTACAACAGTAAGGTTGATGTGAATGCCTTTGAAAATGAAGCTCGACGTATTTTATATGAAGTCGAAGAGGAATGCGGCTGGATGTATAAAACAGTCCATATTGATGGAAAAACAAAAGGAAGAATAAATTATACGGTTTGGTCTGATGTCTTCATTTGCCCGTTCTGCGGGGAAGAAATCATTTTCTATGATGCAGCTGTTGATAAAGAATCAGGTTCAGTATTGAAAGAATTTTCTTGTCCTGGATGCCAGGCACAGGTAAAGAAAACTGACTGTAAAAGGGCTGTTGAGCAAAAATATGATGATGCATTGCACGAAACTATAGAACAGGCAAAACAAGTCCCCGTACTGATTAACTACTCCATAGAAAAAAAGCGATATGAAAAACAGCCTGATGAACACGACTTCAAACTGATAGATAAGATTAATTCAAGCCCGATACCGTACTGGTTTCCTGCAGATA is a window from the Candidatus Cloacimonadota bacterium genome containing:
- a CDS encoding site-specific DNA-methyltransferase → MKESKPLKELLDTVRQIEGFPIAKDEDILALSEPPYYTACPNPYINDFIDEYGTPYDEDSDKYQREPFVGDVSEGKNDPIYNAHSYHTKVPHKAIMKYIKHYTEPGDIVFDGFCGTGMTGVAAQMLDRKAILSDLSPIATFIAHNYNSKVDVNAFENEARRILYEVEEECGWMYKTVHIDGKTKGRINYTVWSDVFICPFCGEEIIFYDAAVDKESGSVLKEFSCPGCQAQVKKTDCKRAVEQKYDDALHETIEQAKQVPVLINYSIEKKRYEKQPDEHDFKLIDKINSSPIPYWFPADRMPFGYNTAQPLRSHGITHVHHFYTKRNLWVLAAVWDKIQKSNKKIKHYVQFAFEQIILGFAKISRYVPTHFSQVNQYLSGTLYIGSQVVEVSLDYIIKGKLKRLPKAIIEINSQKEDALITTQSATSLNNISINSIDYIFTDPPFGDNLMYSELNFLWESWLKVKTNNSSEAIVNKTQNKGLTEYHDLMY